Genomic DNA from Vreelandella subglaciescola:
ACAGGCTGGCGGTCAAGCCGAACGGGCTGTCATTCATCAGCCGGATCGCCTCGTCATCGCCAGACACCTTCATGATGCCCACCAACGGGCCGAAGTTTTCATCGCGCATCACGCGCATGTCATGGGTCACATCGGTCAGGATTTGTGGCGTCAGGTAGGCGCCGCCGTCATCTGCAGATTGTTGCGCGATATGGCGCGTGGCGCCGGCGGCCACGGCTTCATCAATCTGAGCGCGCACCTCATCGGCAACGCGGATATTCGCCATGGGGCCGATATCCGTCGTGGCGTCCAGCGGATGGCCCAGGGTATAACCCTCGACAATTGCCACTGCCTTATGGACAAAGGCTTCATATAGGCTGTCGTGGACATAGATGCGTTCGATGCCGCAGCAGCATTGCCCCGAGTTGAACATCGCCGCGTCGATCAGCGTCGCCACCGCCGCATCAAGGTCGGCATCTTCCATTACATAGCCGGGGTCCTTGCCGCCCAGTTCCAGTCCCAGCCCGGTAAAGGTGCCTGCCGCTGCTGTTTCCATGGCGCGCCCGCCGCCGACCGAGCCGGTAAAATTGACGAAGTTTAAGGCCCGCTCGGCAATCAGCCCCGAGGTGGTGTCGTGGTCGAGAAAGACATTCTGGAAAACGTCTTCGGGCACGCCCACCGCATGAAAAGCTCGCGCCATGCGCTCGCCTACCAGCAGGGTCTGGGTGGCATGCTTCAACAGCACGCTGTTGCCTGCGATCAAGGCCGGCGCCACGCTGTTGATCGCCGTCATATAAGGGTAATTCCACGGCGCGATGACCAGCACCACGCCGTGCGGCACGCGCTTGATATAGCGTGTAGTGGTGGCGTCCTCGCCCACCTCGATAGTGGCCAGAGCGCTTTGGGCAATGGCCGCCATGTGGCTGCCGCGCTCTTCAAAGCCTCCGAATTCACCGCCATAGCGCACCGGGCGACCCATCATGTGCGCCAGCTCCGGCACCACTTCGTCGTTCATCTCGCCCACGGCGGCAATGCCGGCCATGACCAGATCGATACGCTCCTGCAGCGGCCGTGCTGCCCATTCCGGCTGCGCCGCACGCGCCCGTTCGGCGGCCTGCCGGGCGGCATCGTGCGATAGCACGTCACGCTCGGCAAAGACCGAGCCATCAATCGGTGAGATACATTGCAGCTTGTGCCCCATCTTTATCTCCTCTGTTCACGTCCTACAGCACGCTTTACGACAAGATAACGGCACGCGTCAGGCGCGCTCGAATCCGCGTGCGATCTCGTAATCGGTCACGACCTGGTTGAAGGCCTCCATCTCGACCTCGGCGGCGCGGGCGTAGTGGTCAACTACGTCATCGCCCAGCGCCTCCCGTAGCATGGCCGAGCCTTTCAGCGCATCTCTTGCGTCGCGCAGGTTTTGCGGAATCAGCCCGCCTTCGCCCTGATAGGTATCGCCTTCGGCGGGCGGCGTCAGCTCCAGCTGATCCTCGATGCCCTTGATGCCGGCGGCCAGCTGCGCGGCCATGGCCAGGTACGGGTTCACGTCCGAGCCGCCAATGCGATTTTCCACCCGCACGGCCCTGGTGCCCGCCGCACAAAGACGAAAACCCGCGGTGCGGTTATCCACCGACCAGACCGTGCGCGTGGGCGCGAAAGTGCCTTTCTGAAAGCGCTTGTAGCTGTTGATATACGGCGCCAGAAAGTAGGTGCAGTCGGGGGCATATTTCAGCAATCCGGCCAGGTAGTGCTTCATCAGCGCAGACATACCCAGCGCATCGTTGGCATCGAAAAAGGCAGACTCGCCGCCCTGCCGCAGCGACTGGTGAATATGCGTTGAGCTACCCGAATGGGCATGATGCCATTTGGGCAAAAAGGTCACCGCGCGCCCCTGCTGCCAGGCCACCTCTTTGATCGCGTGCTTGGCAATGGTGTGGTAATCCGCGGTATCCAGCGCCGCGGCATAATTGATATTGAGCTCTTCCTGACCGCAGCCGGCTTCCCCCTTGGTGCCCTCCACCGGGATGCCCGCCGCATAAAGATGGTTGCGCACCGGGCGCAACACATGCTCCTCCTTGGTGGTCTGGAAAATGTGGTAGTCCTCGTTATAGCCGCTGATCGGTTCCAGATCGCGAAAGCCCGACTTGCGGATCTCCTCGACGCTTTTCTCGAACAGGTAGAACTCAAGCTCGGTCGCCATCACCGTGTCGAACCCCATGGCTTTTAGCCGTGCCAGCTGACGCTTGAGCACCGCGCGTGGCGAATGCGGCACCGGCGCGTTGGCGTCGTGGTCCAGCACATCGCACAGCACCATCACCGTGCCTTCAAGCCAGGGCGCCGGGCGCAGCGTGGCCATATCAGGCTGCATCACGTAGTCGCCGTAGCCCGCCTGCCAGGAGGTGCTGGCATAGCCACCCGGCGTCTCCATCTCAAGATCGGTGGCCAGCAGATAGTTGCAGCAATGGGTATCGCCCCCTTTACTCTCCAGGAAATAGTGCGCATGCAGGCGCTTGCCCATCAAGCGGCCCTGCATGTCGACAAAACACACCAGCACCGTATCCACTTCGCCACTTTTCACCTGAGCCGTCAGGGCATCCAACGTCAGCGCGCTACTCATCAATGAGGCTCCTTTGCGGATCGCCGTCAGTCAGGCCCTGAACGGATTCAAAAGCTCGCTCAAGAGTTCATTCAAGAACCCGGCCAGAACCTTGCGTTGTAGGGTGCGCCCCGGCGATTGGCCGGGGCGAAGGGAGTGACTCAGGCCTGGCCATAGCGGTAGGGCCGCCCGGCTTTGCGCATATCCGCGTTGTATTTTTTGAATATCTTGACCACCTTGGCCTTGATCTCGGACTGCGCCGCAATTTCGTCCCAGAAGTCTTCCGCCGCGTTCTCCACCTTTTCCCACTCGGCATCGGGGATCGAGGTCAGCTCAAGCTTGGTGCCATTCACGCGCAGGTCGGCCTCGCCGCCCCAGTACCAATACTGACGATAGTAGTGCGACTGTTCGCAGCACACTTCGAACAGCAGCTTGAGGTCTTCCGGCAGTGCTTCCCAACGCTCCATGTTGACGAAGAAGTGGCCAATCCAGGCGCCCGAGATATTGTTGGTCAGGAAGTAGTTGGTCACGCTGGCCCAGCCCACCGTGTAGTCCTCGGTGATACCCGACCAGGCAATGCCGTCGAGCTCGCCGGTCTGTACGGCGACCTCGATATCCTCCCAGGGCAGCGTCACCGGCACCACGCCGAACTGCGACAGAAAGCGGCCCGCGGTGGGGAAGGTGAAGATGCGCTTGCCTTCCAGATCTTTGAGGCTGCGGATAGGATCCTTGGTCACGAAGTGACAAGGATCCCAGGCGCCGGCACTCACGTGCTTGACCCCCACTTTGGCGTACTCTTCCTCCCAGATTTCCTTGAGGCCATAGCGGTTGAACAGCACCGGCACGTCCAGGCTGTAGCGCGAGCCAAAGGGGAAGTAGCCGCCGAATACGGCCACTTCGGTGGGCGATGCCATGGAGTCATCATCCGACTGCACCGCATCAATGGTGCCGCGCTGCATGGCGCGAAACAGCTCGCCGGTGGGCACCAGCTGATCCGCATAGGACAGCTCGATTTGCATGCGGTCGCCGGCAATCTGGTTGAACAGATCAATCGCCGGCTTGGCCACATGCTCGGCCAGCGCGGCGCCGGCATAGGTCTGCATGCGCCAGCGGATGGTGGGCTCGGATGAAGTCTGGGCGACAACCCGGGAAGCCAGTGGCGTCATGGCGGCGGCACTAGCGGCGGTTATCAGAAACTTGCGTCTTGTTGTCATTTTTCGCTCTCCTGATGAGGCATGCCGGATATGGCACACGCGGTACTGCCTATCTGACGCTGCCCCAACATGCCGTTAGCCAAGCGCTTGTCGTTGATTGCCGCGTCACCTCTTGCTGTTTACGTCCCTTTTACAGATCGTCTTCCCTTTCTTCCTTTAGCGTAGTCTCCTTGCTGTCAGCTTCCATAAACGTAGCCGGGCAGCCATAGCGCAATTTGTGGAAAGAGCATTACCAGGCCAAGAGCGACCACCATCACGACGACGAAGGGGATAATCGACCGGTAAATATCCCGCAAACCGACCTCCGGCGGCGCCATGGCGCGCATCAAGAACAAGTTATAGCCGAATGGTGGCGTCATGTAGGCAATCTGGGTGGTGATGGTGTAGAGAATGCCGTACCAGATCAGGTCGAACCCCAGCGCATCGACCAGCGGCACGTAAAGCGGCGCGACAATCACCAGCATGGCGGTGTCGTCCAGAAAGGTGCCCATCACGATAAAGCTGAGCTGCATCAGGATCAGGATCATCCACGGCGAAAAATTCAGACGTTGCGTGAACAGGTCTTCGATTGCCTTGACCGCGCCCAGCCCGTCAAAAATGGCGCCAAAGGCCAATGCGGCCAGAATGATCCACATGAACATGCACGAAATCGCCAGCGTCTGGCGCACCGAGGTTTCAAACACCTTGCGCGTCATGCGCCCCTTGAGAACCGCCGCCACCAAGGCGGCCATGGCGCCGACGGCGGAGCTTTCCACCAGCGAGGTCCAGCCCTTCACGAAAGGCACCATCATCACCGCAAAGATCACCAGCGGCAGCACGCCCGCCCCCAGCAGCCGCAGCTTTTCAGCCAGCGACACGTCGCGCTCTTCAATCGGCAACACGGGGCCAAGCGCGGGCTGTATACGGCAGCGCAAATAGATGTAGAGGATGAACAGCGTCGCCATCATCAGTCCCGGCAACACCCCGGCCAGCCACAGCTGCCCCACCGGCTGGCGCGCGATCATGGCGTATAGCACCAGCACCACCGAGGGCGGCACAAGAATGCCCAGGCTGGAGCCCGCCTGGATCACCCCGGTGACCATGATCTTGTCGTAGCCGCGCCGCAGCAGTTCGGGCAAGGCGATGGTAGCGCCGATCGCCATGCCGGCGACCGACAGGCCGTTCATCGCCGAAATCAGTACCATCAAGCCGATAGTGCCAATAGCCAGGCCGCCCCTGACCGGGCCCATCCAGACGTGAAACATCTTGTACAAGTCATCTGCAATACCGCTTTCCGACAACACGTAGCCCATGAAGATAAACATCGGCAGAGTCAGTAGCGGATACCACTTCATCAGCTTCATCGCCGACGAAAACGGGATATCCACGCCGCCCGTGCCCCACAGCAGCACACCCGCAATGGCCCCGACAAAGCCGATCGCCCCGAACACGCGCTGCCCGGTCATTAACATCAGCATCATCGAGCTGAACATCACAATGGCGATCATCTCGTAAGGCATCAGTTGAACACTCCGCGCAGGCGACCGATGTCCTTGAAGAACTCGGCCAGGGACTGAAGAACCATCAAAAATACCCCCAGGCAGATCACCGACTTGATCGGCCACATGAAAGGCCGCCAGGCCGTTGAGCTGCGTTCCAGAAAGCCAAGGCTTTCACTCGCCGCCGACGGCCCCTGGGTCAGAAAAGTCCAGGTAATGCCAAGTAAAAACATGAACGGCTCTTTGCCGAAATAACCCAGCGAATAGGACAACGAAATCAGCCCGCCATACAGCAGCACGCCGAGATAATAGAGCAGGAAAAACACCGTAAAGGCATCGACCAGCGCCTTGGTTTTCGGGCTCCAGCTGCCATAGAAGAGATCCATCCGCACGTTGGCGTCCAGCTGAATCGAATAGGGCCCGCCCAGCACGAAATACGCCACCATAACGAACTGAGCAGTTTCCAGCGTCCACAGCGAGGGGGTCATGAACACCTTGGATGCCGACGACCACAGCAGGACGCCAATCAAGGCAAAGATCAGATACATCGCAATGCGTCCGATGAAGCGATTCAGCGCCTCAACGGCGCTGATATACAGCAGGATAGCCCTAGGCATCGCGCTCACCCTCCTGCGGCGGAACCGCAAAGCCCAATGTCGCCAACGCCGGCAGGATCAACCGCAATACTTCATTCGCCATGGTGGCTTCAGCATCCGGCGTGGCCAGCAGATCATTACGAATCTCGACCATCACGTTCGCCAGGCCGTTACCCATGCCGTGCAGCTTGAGCGAATGGGTGACGCCATCTTCCGGGCCGTAAGGCGCGTTGCGCTGAATGTCGCGGTGGGGTAAGCGATGCGTCTGCGCCAGCATGGCGTCGGCCAGTCGCGTATCGGCATCATGCAAAATGCCGATCTCTACGCGACGGGTATGCCCGTAGTAGTAGGGCGTAAAACTATGCAGAGTGAGCAGCACCGTGGGGAGATGGCGTGCCGCCCGGTCGGCCAGCACACGGGATACCGCCTGGCAAAAGGGCCGATAGATGGCATCGACCCGTGCCGCTCGCTGCGCCGGCGTTAAATCATGATTGCCCGGCACATCGATGATTTCCGAACGCTCGGGCATGGCGCTGGCGGCGTCGGGTGGGCGATTGCAGTCATACACCAGCCGCGAAACACGGCTGGCGATCAGCGGCGCATCGAGCGCGTCAGAGAGCTTCACGGCCACAGCGCGGGCGCCGGGATCCCATGCGGCATGGCTGCTACGGTGCACCGGATCAAGCCCAAGACCCTGATACATCTCGGGGATATCGCAGGCGGCATGCTCACACAGAATCACCGCCGGGCCGCTACCCTCCCGATTGCTTATCTCCACGCTTGGCGATGCCTGTTGCGACGACCCTGCCACGCCCTCTGACGTCATGATGCTCTCCTCGCCTCTGAAGAGAGATTTTCATCACACAGTTATTGTGTAAACATCCCTTCAGCTCCATATTCAAAGTTGTTCACAACGCGCGGCTTGTCAATGACCAATCAGGGCAGGAGATATTTTGACGACGGCTAACTCAACGGGGCACACCACGGTACGCGAGCTGATCCGCCAGCATTACCAGGCACTGACGCAATCGGAGCGTAAATTTGCCAATGCGCTGCTGGAAAACTATCCGGCGGCGGGATTAGCCTCGATCACGATCGTCGCGGAC
This window encodes:
- a CDS encoding aldehyde dehydrogenase family protein is translated as MGHKLQCISPIDGSVFAERDVLSHDAARQAAERARAAQPEWAARPLQERIDLVMAGIAAVGEMNDEVVPELAHMMGRPVRYGGEFGGFEERGSHMAAIAQSALATIEVGEDATTTRYIKRVPHGVVLVIAPWNYPYMTAINSVAPALIAGNSVLLKHATQTLLVGERMARAFHAVGVPEDVFQNVFLDHDTTSGLIAERALNFVNFTGSVGGGRAMETAAAGTFTGLGLELGGKDPGYVMEDADLDAAVATLIDAAMFNSGQCCCGIERIYVHDSLYEAFVHKAVAIVEGYTLGHPLDATTDIGPMANIRVADEVRAQIDEAVAAGATRHIAQQSADDGGAYLTPQILTDVTHDMRVMRDENFGPLVGIMKVSGDDEAIRLMNDSPFGLTASLWSADMARAQRVGDQLETGTVFLNRADYLDPGLCWTGCKNTGRGGSLSVIGYHNLTRPKSYYLKQLI
- a CDS encoding glutamine synthetase family protein; translation: MSSALTLDALTAQVKSGEVDTVLVCFVDMQGRLMGKRLHAHYFLESKGGDTHCCNYLLATDLEMETPGGYASTSWQAGYGDYVMQPDMATLRPAPWLEGTVMVLCDVLDHDANAPVPHSPRAVLKRQLARLKAMGFDTVMATELEFYLFEKSVEEIRKSGFRDLEPISGYNEDYHIFQTTKEEHVLRPVRNHLYAAGIPVEGTKGEAGCGQEELNINYAAALDTADYHTIAKHAIKEVAWQQGRAVTFLPKWHHAHSGSSTHIHQSLRQGGESAFFDANDALGMSALMKHYLAGLLKYAPDCTYFLAPYINSYKRFQKGTFAPTRTVWSVDNRTAGFRLCAAGTRAVRVENRIGGSDVNPYLAMAAQLAAGIKGIEDQLELTPPAEGDTYQGEGGLIPQNLRDARDALKGSAMLREALGDDVVDHYARAAEVEMEAFNQVVTDYEIARGFERA
- a CDS encoding TRAP transporter substrate-binding protein, yielding MTTRRKFLITAASAAAMTPLASRVVAQTSSEPTIRWRMQTYAGAALAEHVAKPAIDLFNQIAGDRMQIELSYADQLVPTGELFRAMQRGTIDAVQSDDDSMASPTEVAVFGGYFPFGSRYSLDVPVLFNRYGLKEIWEEEYAKVGVKHVSAGAWDPCHFVTKDPIRSLKDLEGKRIFTFPTAGRFLSQFGVVPVTLPWEDIEVAVQTGELDGIAWSGITEDYTVGWASVTNYFLTNNISGAWIGHFFVNMERWEALPEDLKLLFEVCCEQSHYYRQYWYWGGEADLRVNGTKLELTSIPDAEWEKVENAAEDFWDEIAAQSEIKAKVVKIFKKYNADMRKAGRPYRYGQA
- a CDS encoding TRAP transporter large permease → MPYEMIAIVMFSSMMLMLMTGQRVFGAIGFVGAIAGVLLWGTGGVDIPFSSAMKLMKWYPLLTLPMFIFMGYVLSESGIADDLYKMFHVWMGPVRGGLAIGTIGLMVLISAMNGLSVAGMAIGATIALPELLRRGYDKIMVTGVIQAGSSLGILVPPSVVLVLYAMIARQPVGQLWLAGVLPGLMMATLFILYIYLRCRIQPALGPVLPIEERDVSLAEKLRLLGAGVLPLVIFAVMMVPFVKGWTSLVESSAVGAMAALVAAVLKGRMTRKVFETSVRQTLAISCMFMWIILAALAFGAIFDGLGAVKAIEDLFTQRLNFSPWMILILMQLSFIVMGTFLDDTAMLVIVAPLYVPLVDALGFDLIWYGILYTITTQIAYMTPPFGYNLFLMRAMAPPEVGLRDIYRSIIPFVVVMVVALGLVMLFPQIALWLPGYVYGS
- a CDS encoding TRAP transporter small permease subunit: MPRAILLYISAVEALNRFIGRIAMYLIFALIGVLLWSSASKVFMTPSLWTLETAQFVMVAYFVLGGPYSIQLDANVRMDLFYGSWSPKTKALVDAFTVFFLLYYLGVLLYGGLISLSYSLGYFGKEPFMFLLGITWTFLTQGPSAASESLGFLERSSTAWRPFMWPIKSVICLGVFLMVLQSLAEFFKDIGRLRGVFN
- a CDS encoding N-formylglutamate amidohydrolase, with product MTSEGVAGSSQQASPSVEISNREGSGPAVILCEHAACDIPEMYQGLGLDPVHRSSHAAWDPGARAVAVKLSDALDAPLIASRVSRLVYDCNRPPDAASAMPERSEIIDVPGNHDLTPAQRAARVDAIYRPFCQAVSRVLADRAARHLPTVLLTLHSFTPYYYGHTRRVEIGILHDADTRLADAMLAQTHRLPHRDIQRNAPYGPEDGVTHSLKLHGMGNGLANVMVEIRNDLLATPDAEATMANEVLRLILPALATLGFAVPPQEGERDA